The following coding sequences are from one Humulus lupulus chromosome X, drHumLupu1.1, whole genome shotgun sequence window:
- the LOC133807169 gene encoding uncharacterized protein LOC133807169 gives MASSNVEEAGEEGNPVPRLQIYSSSTNGVSPFWREKYEREAKKYWDVFYKRHQDKFFKDRHYLDKEWGHYFSGAGRKTILEIGCGAGNTIFPLVATYPDIFVYACDFSQRAVNLVKAHKDFRDSHVSAFVCDLTVDDLKDHISPSSVDIVTMIFVLSAVSPEKMSLVLQNVRKVLKPGGYVLFRDYATGDLAQERLISKDQKISENFYVRGDGTRAFYFSNEFLTSMFKDNGFDVEELGLCCKQVENRSRELVMNRRWVQAVFCISDGTDRSANTEVAIQSQDIILNHAMDNDEVDISDGVAAEMFDCSLSDDNEIIKIGDWNFEIRRLSKEHQHTCTSTGLMIWESAHLMASVLARNPSIVSEKKVLELGAGCGGICSMIAAKYADLVIATDGDTKALDLLTQNVTSNLKQPLLDKFIVRRLEWGNREHIETIKEVNNNGFDIIIGTDVTYIAEAISPLFATAKELISSNCSISKDQQPGLILCHIIRRVDEPSILSTASQFGFRLVERWPSENPTSASQSIMSSWFAGDGSDHIPCTALNILYFCME, from the exons ATGGCGTCTTCTAACGTGGAAGAAGCTGGAGAAGAAGGAAACCCAGTTCCAAGGTTACAGATTTACTCCAGCTCCACCAATGGCGTCTCCCCCTTTTGGAGAG AGAAATACGAAAGAGAAGCGAAGAAGTATTGGGATGTCTTCTACAAGCGTCATCAAGACAAG TTTTTTAAAGATCGACACTACTTGGACAAAGAATGGGGTCACTACTTCTCT GGAGCAGGGAGAAAAACCATATTGGAG ATTGGCTGTGGAGCTGGAAACACCATTTTTCCATTGGTTGCTACATACCCAGATATTTTTGTATATGCATGTGATTTTTCACAACGTGCTGTTAACTTGGTTAAG GCACATAAAGACTTCAGAGATTCACATGTTAGTGCATTTGTTTGTGATCTGACTGTTGATGACCTCAAAGATCACATATCTCCGTCTTCTGTTGATATTGTAACCATG ATTTTTGTGCTGTCTGCAGTGTCTCCAGAGAAGATGTCTCTAGTGTTACAGAATGTTCGAAAAGTTCTTAAG CCAGGTGGTTATGTGCTGTTTCGTGATTATGCCACCGGTGACCTTGCTCAG GAAAGGTTAATTAGCAAGGATCAAAAGATCAGTGAAAATTTTTATGTCAGGGGTGATGGCACT CGTGCATTCTATTTTTCAAATGAGTTCTTGACAAGCATGTTCAAAGACAATGGATTTGATGTTGAAGAACTTGGTTTGTGCTGCAAACAAGTTGAGAACCGATCACGAGAGTTAGTAATGAACCG GCGCTGGGTTCAAGCAGTATTCTGCATTTCAGATGGTACAGACAGGTCTGCCAATACTGAAGTTGCCATTCAAAGCCAAGACATCATTTTGAACCACGCCATGGACAATGATGAGGTTGATATATCTGATGGTGTGGCGGCGGAAATGTTTGATTGCAGTCTGTCCGATGATAATGAG ATAATCAAGATAGGAGATTGGAATTTCGAGATTAGAAGATTATCTAAGGAGCATCAGCACACGTGTACATCGACCGGTCTAATGATATGGGAATCAGCTCATCTGATGGCTTCAGTTTTAGCAAGAAATCCATCCATAGTTTCTGAGAAAAAGGTTCTAGAATTGGGCGCTGGTTGTGGAGGCATCTGCTCAATGATTGCAGCTAAATATGCTGACCTTGTGATCGCCACCGATGGAGATACAAAGGCGCTTGACCTGTTGACACAAAATGTCACTTCAAATCTCAAACAGCCATTACTGGACAAATTCATTGTGAGGAGATTAGAGTGGGGGAACAGAGAACACATAGAAACAATCAAGGAAGTAAACAACAATGGTTTTGATATCATTATCGGCACTGATGTCACATACATCGCTGAAGCTATTTCGCCCCTATTTGCCACTGCGAAAGAGCTGATTTCTTCGAATTGCAGCATTAGTAAGGATCAGCAACCTGGATTGATTCTGTGTCATATTATACGGCGAGTGGACGAGCCATCTATACTCTCAACCGCGTCTCAGTTTGGTTTCAGGTTAGTCGAAAGGTGGCCCTCAGAAAATCCCACCTCTGCATCACAAAGCATTATGAGCTCATGGTTTGCAGGGGATGGTTCTGACCATATCCCATGTACAGCATTGAATATTTTGTACTTCTGCATGGAATAG
- the LOC133807171 gene encoding uncharacterized protein LOC133807171 has translation MQITVIGDTEDSEVQFLNIAPPAPEKRRERKRPRWFDEYTAMRKRNKKSKTAVNVDPLRVVDGKLLMTFHKWLLGTIGNKYPRECFSGTHDAAWFLKLHTPRTWLSDSHLDAAFHLMRRRLEFYPNVYPQKCVVMPTIFPESLKGRWDAFPGSDYSRFSWDDSILDLVRGDAVQFLPSWQNKEFIYFALFLKDQMHWVAVEADLNGWMLNIFDSSIGSISENDLISLMVDWCTIFPSVLRQSGLFENHDVILAPQLTASESQVRPFDWKLIPREFVPQTKSR, from the exons atgcaaattactgtaatcggagatactgaagattctgaagtacaattcttaaacatagctccaccagcaccggagaagaggagagaaagaaagaggcctaggtggttcgatgagtacactgcaatgaggaaaaggaataagaaatcgaagacagcagtgaatgtggatccattgagggttgttgatggtaaattacttatgacctttcacaagtggttgcttggcaccattgggaataaatatccgagggaatgcttctcagggacacacgatgctgcttggttcctgaaactgcatactccgaggacatggctttctgactct catttagatgcagcatttcatctcatgaggaggcgtctagaattttatcctaacgtgtaccctcagaaatgtgttgttatgcctacaatttttcccgaatcattgaagggtcggtgggacgcttttccaggttctgactactctagatttagttgggatgacagtatattggacctggttaggggtgatgcagtccagttcttaccgagttggcagaacaaggagttcatttattttgccctcttcttgaaagaccaaatgcattgggtagctgtagaggcagacctgaatgggtggatgctcaacatctttgactccagtattggatcaatttccgaaaacgatttgatcagcttgatggttgactggtgtaccattttcccgtcggtcttgcgacagtccggtttatttgagaaccatgacgttatactcgcgcctcagttgacagcatcagagagtcaggtcagacccttcgattggaaactcattccacgtgaattcgtaccgcaaacaaaatccaggtga